The sequence ACACCCACCTCTGCTTGAATCCCCGCAAACGGGGAAATTTCGTGAAATTCGCTGCAGCCGATGCGACTGGATTGGGCGCGTGAGCGTGGTCAAACCTGCCTGCCCAAGTTGTGGAAGTCTCGATGTGAAATCGCTCAAGGAATAAAGCTTACTTCAGCTTTTCTTTTAGGATTTCATTTACGATTTTAGGATTCGCTTTCCCGCGACTTTCCTTCATCACTTGGCCAACAAAAAATCCCAAGACCTTCATGTTACCATCTTTGTACTGAGCTACCTGAGCCTCACTTCGCGCTAAGATTCCATCTACAATCGCCTCGATGGCCGATGTGTCCGTGACCTGCTTTAAGCCTTTTTGCTCAACGTATTCTCCAGGCGCTGTCCCGGTTTCCAGCATCGCCTGGAAAACTTCCTTCGCAATTTTTCCTGAAATCGTCTGGTTATCAATCAATTCAACAAGTTCGCCAAGTGCTTGAGGCCCAAAGGCAAGCTGATTCACCTCATCACCTTTTGCTTCTCGCAGCACCTCGTTGATCGTCCAGTTTGCAACGAGCTTGGCGTTGTTGTGACGAGCCAATGCTTTCTCAAAAAAGACCGCTACATGGATATCTTCCGTGAGCACTTTCGCTTCTTTGTTTCCGAGCCCATACTCCGACTCATAACGGGACAGACGAGCCGCCGGAAGCTCCGGTAAGGCTTCTTTGAGTGCTTCGATGTAGCCATCCTCTAGAATCAAATCCGGTAAGTCTGGCTCCGGGAAATATCGATAATCGTGGGCTTCTTCCTTTGAGCGCATCGACCGCGTGGTGTTTGTTTTTGTATCCCAAAGCCGAGTCTCTTGGATAATCCTGCCTCCACTATCAAGCACGCTGGCTTGGCGAGATACTTCATACTCAATCGCCTGCTGTACAAATCGAAAAGAGTTGATGTTCTTAAGCTCTGTTCGCGTCCCTAATTCCTTTTGCCCCACAGGCCGCAGTGACACGTTCGCATCACAGCGAAAACTTCCTTGCTCCATGTTGCCGTCGCAAACTTCAATGTAGCGCAGGATTTGATGCAGCTTCTTTAAGTAGGCCACGGCTTCATCAGCCGAGCGCATATCGGGCTCACTCACAATCTCAATCAGTGGCACGCCTGCTCGGTTATAATCGATGTAAGACCTTCCACCTGCAACCAGATCATCATGCACACTTTTACCCGCATCCTCTTCCATATGGATCCGAGTGATGCCTACAGTTTTCTTAGAACCACCAACCTCAATATCAAGTTTGCCCCAGGTCGCGTACGGCCTATCGAACTGCGTGATTTGGTAGCCCTTGGCCAAGTCGGGGTAAAAATAGTGCTTACGTGAAAACTGGCTGGCTTGGTGAACCTCGCATTCAAGCGCTATGCCTGCCTTCACCGCTAAGCGAACAGCCTCTTTATTCAAAACCGGCAAAACACCCGGCATGCCCAAGCAGACAACATCCGTTTGTGCATTTGCAGACGCCCCGAATGCTGTTCCGCTTGTTGAAAACAATTTACTCTCAGTGCGAAGCTGAGCATGCACTTCTAGACCAATTACAATTTCATAACTCATTGTCCTGCCCTCCGCGTATGCCAGTCATGGCCTTTCTCGTAAGCTCTGCCAACTTTTAAAACAGTGCCCTCTTCCCAAGGTCGGCCCAGCACCTGCATGCCCATGGGCATACCCGCTTTGCTAAATCCGCATGGTAAGCTCAGACCCGGTAAACCTGCGAGGTTGGCACTCACCGTAAACACATCAGCCAAATACATGGAGACTGGGTCATCCATGTTTTCACCCATCGTAAAAGCTGTTTGAGGCGTGGTTGGCGTTATGATCACATCAACCTTTTCAAAAGCTTTCTCGAAATCCTGCCGCAAGAGCGTGCGGACTTTCTGCGCCTTTAAGTAATAAGCATCGTAATAGCCTGCTGAGAGCGAATAGGTGCCCAACATAATACGCCGCTTGACCTCATGCCCAAAACCGGCAGCTCGGGTCGCTTTGTACATATCAAGCAAACCACCACCCGGATCTTTTCGGAGCCCATAACGAACGCCATCGTAACGCGCCAGATTACTCGAAGCCTCTGCCGTCGCGATTAGATAATATGTTGCGATACCATGTGAGGTGTGAGGCAATGACACCTCTACGAGTTCAGCCCCCTGACTCTCATAATAGGACAGCGCCGCGTCAACTGATTGTCTGATCTCAGGGTCGATGCCATCGATAAAGTATTCTTTCGGGACACCAATTTTGAGTCCCTTGACGCCGTCATCCAGCGTTGCACTGTAATCAGGGACTTCTTTATTTTTACTGGTTGCATCTCTGGGGTCGTAGCCAGCGATATTACCCAACAACAATGCTGAGTCCGTCACTGTCCTGGTCATCGGTCCCACTTGGTCCAATGAGCTGGCAAAAGCGATGACACCGTAACGAGAAACCCGGCCATAAGTAGGCTTAAGCCCAACGGTTCCCGTAAGCGCCGCAGGCTGCCTGATGGAGCCCCCCGTATCTGTACCCAGAGTTCCAAAAGCGGAGAGATTAGCAACCGCGGCCGCCGACCCGCCAGAGGAACCTCCTGGAACCTTATTTTCACCCCAAGGGTTTCGAACCGGACCATAAGCTGAGTGCTCATTGGATGAGCCCATGGCAAATTCGTCCATGTTTAATTTACCCAGCATGACCGCACCGGCGGCGTCCAACTTCTCAACCACATGTGCACTGTAAGGTGGCAAGAAGCCTTCAAGGATTTTAGAACCACAAGTGGTCGGAATATCTCGCGTTAGAAAAA comes from Deltaproteobacteria bacterium and encodes:
- the gatA gene encoding Asp-tRNA(Asn)/Glu-tRNA(Gln) amidotransferase subunit GatA, translating into MEILNNTMQELSQKLQSGDVSSKEATQAALSQIEKTQDMGAWLHVASKEAMAQAEASDARRKSNDALGPLDGIPLGLKDIFLTRDIPTTCGSKILEGFLPPYSAHVVEKLDAAGAVMLGKLNMDEFAMGSSNEHSAYGPVRNPWGENKVPGGSSGGSAAAVANLSAFGTLGTDTGGSIRQPAALTGTVGLKPTYGRVSRYGVIAFASSLDQVGPMTRTVTDSALLLGNIAGYDPRDATSKNKEVPDYSATLDDGVKGLKIGVPKEYFIDGIDPEIRQSVDAALSYYESQGAELVEVSLPHTSHGIATYYLIATAEASSNLARYDGVRYGLRKDPGGGLLDMYKATRAAGFGHEVKRRIMLGTYSLSAGYYDAYYLKAQKVRTLLRQDFEKAFEKVDVIITPTTPQTAFTMGENMDDPVSMYLADVFTVSANLAGLPGLSLPCGFSKAGMPMGMQVLGRPWEEGTVLKVGRAYEKGHDWHTRRAGQ
- the gatB gene encoding Asp-tRNA(Asn)/Glu-tRNA(Gln) amidotransferase subunit GatB; this encodes MSYEIVIGLEVHAQLRTESKLFSTSGTAFGASANAQTDVVCLGMPGVLPVLNKEAVRLAVKAGIALECEVHQASQFSRKHYFYPDLAKGYQITQFDRPYATWGKLDIEVGGSKKTVGITRIHMEEDAGKSVHDDLVAGGRSYIDYNRAGVPLIEIVSEPDMRSADEAVAYLKKLHQILRYIEVCDGNMEQGSFRCDANVSLRPVGQKELGTRTELKNINSFRFVQQAIEYEVSRQASVLDSGGRIIQETRLWDTKTNTTRSMRSKEEAHDYRYFPEPDLPDLILEDGYIEALKEALPELPAARLSRYESEYGLGNKEAKVLTEDIHVAVFFEKALARHNNAKLVANWTINEVLREAKGDEVNQLAFGPQALGELVELIDNQTISGKIAKEVFQAMLETGTAPGEYVEQKGLKQVTDTSAIEAIVDGILARSEAQVAQYKDGNMKVLGFFVGQVMKESRGKANPKIVNEILKEKLK